A region of Allocoleopsis franciscana PCC 7113 DNA encodes the following proteins:
- the egtB gene encoding ergothioneine biosynthesis protein EgtB, giving the protein MSQNSGTKASSLQIRETIREAMHQCRIGTLALFEGIDDTTFRRQAHPEFSPVGWHLGHIAYTEALWLLQRCAGLPPLFPEYHRLFAADGLPKSERENVPPLTEIHHYLNTVRTQVFSYLETAPVEQQERLWHFLIQHESQHGETIAFVLQLQRWHLLERHQEMWVQGSAVNVSSSSSSVSSVPSRDVEMREIPAGEFMMGNDSIEALDNERSRHRVYLDTYWIDRYPVTCRQYREFIEAGGYQNERWWSPDGWKWLQENPVAQPLYWSSASTWDNHPVCGVSWYEADAYARFVGKRLPTEAEWEKAASWDAATGQPRTYPWGQETPDSHRCNLDNCVGQTTPVNAYPLGQSAYGCDDMLGNVWEWTASWFDAYEGFVSYPYRGYSQTYFDGQHRVLKGGSWATRPRAIRSSFRNWYYPSIRQILAGFRCAISQPDSGDSMI; this is encoded by the coding sequence ATGTCCCAAAATTCCGGCACCAAGGCTTCGTCCCTACAGATTAGAGAAACCATCCGAGAGGCAATGCATCAGTGCCGAATCGGCACCTTGGCTTTGTTTGAAGGCATTGACGATACGACGTTTCGGCGACAAGCACATCCAGAATTCAGTCCAGTAGGTTGGCATTTGGGTCACATTGCCTATACAGAAGCCCTGTGGTTGCTGCAACGCTGTGCCGGTTTACCTCCATTGTTTCCGGAATATCATCGCTTATTTGCCGCCGATGGCTTGCCCAAGTCGGAACGAGAGAATGTACCGCCACTAACCGAAATTCATCATTACCTCAATACGGTTAGAACCCAAGTATTCAGCTATCTAGAAACCGCCCCGGTAGAACAGCAAGAACGCCTCTGGCACTTCTTAATTCAGCATGAAAGTCAGCATGGCGAAACCATTGCTTTTGTTTTACAATTGCAACGCTGGCATCTTCTGGAACGGCATCAAGAGATGTGGGTTCAGGGTTCTGCGGTAAATGTCTCATCCTCTTCATCCTCTGTTTCATCGGTTCCCTCTAGGGACGTAGAGATGAGGGAAATTCCAGCAGGCGAGTTTATGATGGGCAACGACTCAATTGAAGCCTTGGATAACGAGCGATCGCGTCACCGGGTATACTTAGATACCTACTGGATTGACCGCTACCCCGTCACTTGTAGACAGTACCGAGAGTTCATCGAAGCCGGTGGATACCAAAACGAACGTTGGTGGTCACCCGACGGGTGGAAGTGGTTACAAGAAAATCCCGTGGCTCAACCCCTTTACTGGTCATCAGCTTCAACCTGGGATAATCATCCCGTCTGTGGGGTGAGTTGGTACGAAGCCGACGCCTATGCGAGATTTGTCGGCAAGCGACTGCCAACCGAAGCTGAATGGGAAAAAGCAGCGAGTTGGGATGCTGCAACTGGACAGCCGCGCACCTACCCTTGGGGGCAGGAAACACCCGACTCTCACCGATGTAATCTTGATAATTGCGTTGGGCAAACAACACCTGTAAATGCTTACCCACTGGGACAAAGTGCCTATGGGTGCGATGATATGCTCGGCAATGTGTGGGAATGGACAGCTAGCTGGTTTGACGCTTACGAGGGATTTGTCAGTTACCCTTACCGAGGCTATTCCCAAACTTATTTCGATGGACAGCACCGAGTCTTAAAAGGGGGTAGTTGGGCGACCCGTCCCAGGGCAATTCGCTCTAGTTTTCGTAACTGGTATTATCCGAGCATTCGTCAGATTTTAGCTGGCTTTCGTTGTGCCATATCCCAACCGGATAGCGGTGATTCAATGATTTGA
- the egtC gene encoding ergothioneine biosynthesis protein EgtC → MCRLLGYLGPAIQLDHLLYKPEHSLIVQSYQPREMTSGVVNADGLGIGWYHPQRNVDPFTYKNTLPIWNETNLPELSRYVESGCVLAYVRSATAGQALDMSNCQPFREGRLLLIHNGLISNFRKSLYRPIREKIGDRIYQSINGTTDSEHIFALLINELEVSPNSTIVEALHTTLITLTELAKAYQVSFSANLVISDGHQLVASRYAYGITAPSLYWLRDDPTFPDSVMIASEPIFAGNWHECPEGSILRVGENLEISSIDASPTDASQ, encoded by the coding sequence ATGTGCCGATTACTTGGCTACCTTGGCCCTGCCATCCAACTTGACCACCTCTTGTATAAACCCGAACATTCACTAATTGTCCAGAGTTATCAGCCTCGTGAGATGACATCTGGCGTAGTCAATGCTGATGGCTTAGGAATCGGCTGGTATCATCCACAACGGAATGTTGACCCCTTTACTTACAAAAACACCCTACCCATTTGGAATGAGACTAATCTACCGGAATTGAGCCGCTATGTTGAGTCGGGGTGTGTGTTGGCCTATGTCCGCAGTGCGACAGCAGGCCAAGCGCTGGATATGAGCAACTGTCAGCCGTTTCGCGAGGGTCGCCTGTTATTAATCCACAACGGATTAATCAGTAATTTCCGCAAGTCTTTGTATCGACCGATACGTGAAAAAATTGGCGATCGCATCTACCAATCCATCAATGGCACCACGGATTCCGAACATATCTTCGCTCTCTTAATCAATGAGCTGGAGGTATCCCCAAATAGCACCATTGTCGAGGCATTACACACCACCTTAATCACCCTAACCGAGTTAGCAAAAGCCTATCAAGTCAGCTTTTCTGCCAACCTAGTTATTAGTGATGGGCATCAACTCGTTGCTAGTCGCTATGCTTACGGTATCACGGCTCCCTCACTGTACTGGCTCAGAGATGACCCAACTTTCCCCGATTCAGTCATGATTGCCTCTGAACCTATATTCGCCGGCAACTGGCATGAGTGCCCGGAGGGTAGTATTCTCCGTGTGGGAGAAAACTTGGAAATCTCATCAATCGATGCTAGTCCTACAGACGCCAGTCAGTAG
- a CDS encoding Uma2 family endonuclease, whose protein sequence is MFATLEHRQMTSQEYLEWEEQQPFKYEYVNGKVLAMTGGTLPHNSIALNLASALKNHLRGKGCKVFMADAKVAISEKGPFHYPDVMVTCDQRDRTARKIVRFPCFIAEVLSPGTEGFDRGKKFTHYRRLKTLKEYVLIDAEQMSVECYRLNEHKKWELTHYQIDETNLEETELEVYLSSVDFRCPISLLYEDVDFSIETESEQ, encoded by the coding sequence ATGTTTGCCACTCTAGAACATCGACAGATGACTTCCCAGGAATATCTGGAATGGGAAGAACAGCAACCTTTCAAATATGAATATGTCAACGGCAAAGTCCTTGCCATGACTGGGGGAACCCTCCCCCACAATTCTATTGCTCTTAACTTGGCATCGGCTCTCAAAAATCATCTAAGAGGTAAAGGCTGTAAAGTCTTTATGGCAGACGCAAAAGTCGCCATATCTGAGAAGGGACCCTTTCACTATCCTGATGTGATGGTAACCTGCGACCAACGAGATCGCACGGCTCGAAAAATTGTTCGATTCCCTTGTTTCATCGCTGAAGTTCTCTCTCCTGGTACAGAAGGTTTTGATCGCGGCAAGAAATTTACTCACTACCGCCGCCTAAAAACTTTGAAAGAATACGTCCTCATCGATGCCGAGCAAATGAGCGTTGAGTGTTATCGACTGAACGAACACAAGAAATGGGAACTTACTCACTACCAAATTGATGAAACTAATCTAGAAGAAACTGAGCTAGAAGTCTATCTGAGTAGCGTTGACTTCCGTTGTCCTATTTCTCTTCTCTACGAGGATGTTGACTTTTCAATAGAAACAGAAAGTGAACAATAG